Part of the Niallia alba genome is shown below.
TCGATTATATTTTTTGAGTCATCGACCTTTAATTCAATATGACCAATATAATAGCCGTACTTACCAGCAGCACCTTGAAGATTATTATTGATTAATTTCCCTTGGTGAAAAATATGATGCGTATGTGCACCTAAAATCACATCAATTTCTGGATAATTTGTTGCAATAACTTCATCATCGTTTATTCCTAAATGGGATAGCAATACTATGATATCAACATGTCCTCTAAGCGCTTCTACTTGTTGAGAAAGTTCTTGAATTGGCTCAGTCAATTTCCAGCCTAAGAGCTCATATAACCGCTCGAAATAGGCAGTAATTCCAATCACGCCTATTTTTGTCCCTTGGTCCGTCTCGTATATTTGATGAGGAATCGCCCAAGCTGGTCGTTTCCCATCACTCATATAAAGGTTAGCAACAATTACATCAAATAAAGCATCATCATATAAATGATCTAATGCCTCATAGGAGAGGGTAATTCCTTCATTATTTCCTATTGTCACAGCGTCATATTGTTCTTTATTTAAAAGCTTCGTATTAATTCTGCCTTTCGTCGCTTCAGTATAAGGATGAGACAAATCCAAATGGTCACCTATATCAAATAAATAAACAGCTTCGCCAGCCTCTTTATGCCATTTTTTTCTTTCACGCAGCAATTCATATATTCTTGGCCAATTTTCAAAATGGCTATGTAAATCATTGGTATGATATATGTGGATGACTTCCATCTTCTCGCCTTCCTTATTTTGTATTTTCTCTATTTGTTGGAGATGATTCCTTTTGCCTTTTCTCCCATTTAAAATAAATCTAATTGTCTTGGAGCTAAATTCGTATATTCTATATTTAGCAATTTAATAAGCTCTTTCCCATTGTCGGCAGCATCTCCACCAGAGTTATTATTAAAAACAACATAAATATCCCTACATATCTTTTCAAGCTGGCGAATATTTTCTGCCCACTCTTTTAATTCAACAGTATTATATCGGTATAAATAACGAACTTCTCGCCAGTTTGGATTATTGTTTTGCTGCCATCCATAATGATTTCTACCATGAAGACGAATCAGTACTTTTTCTTCACCGCCAACTTCCAGTACAGTAGGAACAGAACCTGGCTTTACTTGCGGTTCATCACAAATACTATGAATCCAATTTTCTTCCTTCATAAACCGAAGCGTTCCTTCTCGATACTTAGGCTCAAACCAAGACTGATGTCGAAATTCAAGAGCACGAGGAATATCTCCCATCTTTTTCCTACATGCTCTTAAATACTGGACATTTCCCTTTGTACAATCAAACCAAGGTGGAAATTGAAACAAGACCATTGCTAGTTTCCCTGCTTTTCTATACGGTACTAAGGAATCGATAAATGCAGAAAACATTTCTTCATTCGAGGAGTACGGAGTATCTTCGCGATTATGTCCCGTCATTCCTTGATATGCCTTTACAATAAACTGAAAAGAATCAGGTGTTTTCCTTACCCAAGTTTCTGCATTATGCACTGATTGCACCGCATAAAAAGAAGCATCCACTTCTACAGTAGGAAAATAACCGGCATATTCGAATAACTTATTTTGTGATGAAGTATTTTTTCCATAAAGACTAGTATGGTCTCCCCAACCTGTTAAACCAATATGAATCAATTAAATCACCTCTATAACAATGTCTTTCTCTAGGTGGAATTTATATGGATTAGACATAATTACGTTTAAAATCAAAACAATATTATTTAATCTTCCATACTAAATATCATATCATAATTACCTTAAATAACTAATAAAAAGCAAATGGACATAACTGCATTGCTCTATACCTGTTGTACGCCTTTTTTGATAAATGAATTAGTACAAAAGAAGTTGGGATATTTTTTTATCTAGTTTAAATATACTTACACATCTTAATTATCATCAGATTGAGGGGGGAGTCTTACTGTCCGTTAAGAGTGGGATAAAAAAACTTCCATCAATCGGGGGCTCATCCCCCACTGATGGAAGTTTTTTTATACAATTAAGAACACAAGAAATTAACAGATTGAGCTCGTGTTAACGTCAGAGGATGAAACACGGGATGCTTATATAGATTATTTGGAGACAAATTTGTTTTATCTATTATATATGCCACAAAATCAGCAAGATTATTGATTACTGCGTTTTATAAATTTAATTGATTAAACAAATGTTAGAGTAATATTATTTTATCTCTTTTATCATTTAAGGCTGTTTACCAATATAAGCCAATATTCCCCCATCAACATAGAGAATATGCCCATTAACAAAGTTTGATGCTTCGGATGCTAAAAATACAGCTGAACCAGCTAGGTCCTCAGGATTTCCCCAACGAGCAGCAGGTGTTTTTCCTATAATAAACTGATCAAATGGATGACGGGATCCATCTGCTTGCTTTTCGCGTAATGGAGCTGTTTGTGGTGTCGCAATATAACCAGGTCCAATTCCATTACATTGAATATTGTATTCTCCATATTCAGAAGCAATATTCTTTGTGAGCATTTTTAGTCCTCCTTTTGCGGCAGCATAGGCACTTACCGTTTCACGACCAAGCTCACTCATCATGGAGCAAATGTTAATGATTTTACCGCCACCATTTTGAATCATGTCGGGAATAACTGCTTTTGAAACGATAAACGGTCCATTCAGGTCTACATCCACTACTTGACGGAAGTCTTCTGCTGACATTTCTACCATTGGAATACGCTTGATGATCCCAGCATTGTTTACTAAAATATCAATGGGACCAACCTCTTCTTTGATTTGCACAATCGCTGCTTGCACCGCTTCTTCGTCTGTTACATCAAAAACATAGCCTTTCGCTTCTATTCCAGCTTCTTCATAACTTCGAAGAGCTTGCTCTACAGATTCTTGATTTAAAGAATTAAATACAATTTTTGCTCCCGCTTTTGATAGGGCGCTTGCAATTTCAAAACCAATTCCGTAAACTGCTCCTGTTACTAATGCAACTTTTCCGTCTATGCGGAATTTATCCATTCCAAATGTCATTTTTCTCTCTCCTTTTATCCCACTCTTAACGGACAGCAAGACTCCCCCCTCAAGCTTATGAGAATAAGAGGAAGCTAGGGAGATCAACTGTCCGTAAAGGCCCGATTGGTTCAACTAACCATCAGTGGGGGATGAAGGCCCCCCCATTGATGGAAGTTTCACTTTATTTCAATTTATCCATCGGAATCATATCCATATCCGTATAGGTGATATTCTCCCCGCACATTGCCCATATAAAGGAATAATTACTTGTACCAACTCCGGAATGAATAGACCAGCTTGGCGAAATAGCTGCTTGCTCACTACTCATAACTAGATGCTTTGTTTCATCTGGCTTGCCCATCATGTGGAAAATACGCGTATCCTCTTCCATATCAAAATAGACATATGCTTCCATACGTCTTTCATGTGTATGAGAAGGCATTGTATTCCATGCACTACCAGGTTCTAAAATGGTATAACCCATTTGCAATTGGCAACTTTCACATACATTTGGATGTATGTATTGATATATTTTTCGTTGATTTAATGTTAACGGTTCACCGGTTTCCATCGGTTTAATGTTATCAATACTAATTTTCACATTTGGATATTTGTGGTGGGCTGGCACAGAACTAATGTAAAATTTAGCTGGATTTTTTGGATCTTCAGAAAAAAAGACTACATGACGTGTTTCTTTGCCAATATAATAACCATCTTGCTTTTTCATTTCTTCTTTTTCTCCATCGATTTCGATATAACCAGGGCCTCCAATATTAATGACTCCAAGCTCGCGACGTTCCAAGAAATAATCTACACCTAATTGTTTATCTAAACTAATTTCCAATGACATTTCCGTTGGCGTAACTCCACCGAAAATCATGCGGTCATTATGTGTATAAGTCAAACTAATTTCTCCAGGTATAAACACTTTTTCTACTAAAAACTCTTTTCGTAATTGTTCTGTAGAGTAATGACGAATATCCTCTGGGCTATGTGTATAACGCGTTTCCATATTTTGCATTTTTAAGTCACTCCTATCGATTTATTTTTCCAGAGCCAGCTAATAAAAAGCTCTTGACCTCTGGTTCACTAAATTGATTACAATCACCATAAATAGTATGTTTTAAAGCAGATGCAGCTGAAGCAAAATTAATAATCTCCTGAGGAGTGTTTTGAACTAATATTCCATGAAGAATGCCTCCCGCTAAAGCATCCCCTCCTCCTACTCTATCAACAATGGGATTAATTAGATGTATTTGAGATTCATAGTAGCTGTCATTCATCCATAATGTTCCTATTAATTCATTGCTACTAGCTGAAAGTACTTTTCTTTTCGTAGAATATAAAATAGCGATATTTGGAAACTTCTTCTGTATTTCTTGATAGTAGTATACTAATTCATTATCATCGCCAGTGTATTCAGGAATTCCTAACAGATAGATAGCATCAAGCTTACCCGCTGAACAGTAGTCTACCAGCGGCAAAATTTCTGTAATTGTCTCTCCTGCTTCTTTTTGCGACCATAATTTACCTCGATAGTTAATATCAAAGCTGATTTTACAGCCAGCCTCTTTTGCCGCCTTTATGAGCGTAATAGTTGTTTTTTTCCAATTCGAGGATAAAGCAGGAGTAATACCTGAAATATGAAAGATATCGACATTTTTAAATAGTTCTTCCTTTTGCCATTCACTTTCAGCTATTTCCGCAAAACTCGAACCTGCTCGATCATAAATGACATTCGCTGCTCTTTCACCAATTCCCGCTTCCATATAATAAGTGCCCAATCTAGATCCCCCGCTTAAGAGGAAATCGGTATGAACGCCATAACGACTTAAATGCTTTTTTACTCCTTCTCCTACACCATTGTCTGGAATTTTGCTTGCAAAATAGACATCGTGGCCAAAATTAGCAAGTGAAATTGCTACATTTGCTTCTCCCCCGCCATAGTGAGCATGTAGATTTTCGGCCTGTGCAATGCGAATTCCAGAATCAGTCGAAAGACGAAGCATGATTTCACCTAATGTGACAACCTTCCCCATATTTATGCTCCTTTAATTTGATGAAATTTTTCCATATACTGACCAGCAACCTCTGTAACTTTATCAAAGTCTCCATTTGCTACGGGTGCTAATAGATTTCCTCCAACCCCTACAGCAACTACCCCAGCATTGAACCAGTTCTCCATATTTTCCAAGCTTACCCCGCCAGTTGGCATAATATTTAATTGAGGCATCGGCGCTTTGAAAGCGGAAACGATACTCGGTCCATAAGCACTACCAGGGAATAGCTTAATAATATCTACTCCAGCCTTTAATGCCTCTTTCATCTCCGTAATCGTTAAACATCCAGGAAGATAGGGTATTTGATAAAGATTACATAGTTCAGCCGTTTCTTTATCAAAATTCGGGCTAACAATGTATTCTGCTCCAGCCATAATTGCTAGACGAGCCGTTACTGCATCTAAAACAGTACCTGCACCAATTACAATATCCGAATCATGCTTATACATTTCCACTAATTCACTAATCGCTTTATCCGCATTGGGAACGGTAAAAGTTAATTCGATTCCCTTCATGCCTCCCTTGACGACTGCACTACTTGCTTTCACTGCTTCTTCCTTACTATTACCGCGAACTACCGCGATAACTCCAGCACTCTTTAAACGTTGTAACGTTTCAACTCGTTTCATTTCCACCACTCTTTTCTTATTTAGAAATACAAATTTATTATTAAGAAATATATAACTTGATTATACATACTTTTTTGAAAAATGTAAACGCATTCCTCAAATAAAGTGAAACTTCCGTTAGTGGGGAGTTATCCTTCCTCCCCCTCTGATGGTTAGTTGAACCAATCGGACCTTTGATCTCCCACTTATCTTCCTCGTATTCTCATATGCTTGAGAGGGGAGTCTTACTGTCCGTTAAGAGTGGGATAAAAAAATCGTCGAAACGATTTAGTGAGTCACAGCTTGCGTTAACTCATTTTTTGTCTCGACGATAGCCTTAATTATTTGATTTTTAAAATCTTCTGTGAGCCTATATTTTGGCATACTTACACTAAATGCTCCGATGATTTTCCCATCTTTTTTTAAAGAAGCTCCAATACAGAAAATATCTTTCTCCATTTCTTCATCATCAAAGGCAATGCCAGTTTCTCTAACTTTCTGTAATTCAGAAGCTAATTTTAAAGAGTTAGTTATTGTATGTTCTGTATACGGAACTAATGTGGTTGCCTTTATATAATTTAAGTATTCCTCTTCTTCTAATTCTGCAAGAACTGCTTTTCCCATTGCGGAACTATACAAAGGTCTTGTTATCCCTACTCTTGATGACATTCTTATTGTCTGATGTTTAGCCTCTAACTTATTAACATATAAAATTTCATTGTCTACGAGAACACCTAGGTGGATTGTTTCATCAATCATCTTTTGCAGTTTTTCTAAATACGGCAATGTTAGCTCTACTAAGTCCAGTTGGTCTACACCTTGATTGGCATATCGAATAAGCTTCGATCCTAATCGATAATTTTTATTTTTATCCCTGCTAACAAAGCCAATTAACAATAAAGTATCCAATATTTTCAATGTAGTAGAAGTGGTCATCTCTGTATTTTGGGCAATGTTTTGCAAAGACTGATTTGGATTTTCTGAAAGATGATCCATAATTTTTGCAGCTCTTAATAGGACAGTTCCATACGGTTTCGTTTTCTCCATTATACACCCTCTTTTCCAATAAAGAAATTATATACGAAAAGTGGGTAAAATAAAAGTCCTCTTAACCAAAATGTAAGACAGAAAAATTTTCGTGAAGAAATAGCTGTATCTACAAGGACATATTGAAGATATTTTTATCATAAGGTCAACATTCGTATAATTGTTTTCATTACAGCATCCTCTTCATTCGTACGGGTAATAAAATTTGCTGCATCTTTTAATTCTTCCACTGCATTCCGAACAGCA
Proteins encoded:
- a CDS encoding bifunctional metallophosphatase/5'-nucleotidase; translated protein: MEVIHIYHTNDLHSHFENWPRIYELLRERKKWHKEAGEAVYLFDIGDHLDLSHPYTEATKGRINTKLLNKEQYDAVTIGNNEGITLSYEALDHLYDDALFDVIVANLYMSDGKRPAWAIPHQIYETDQGTKIGVIGITAYFERLYELLGWKLTEPIQELSQQVEALRGHVDIIVLLSHLGINDDEVIATNYPEIDVILGAHTHHIFHQGKLINNNLQGAAGKYGYYIGHIELKVDDSKNIIDKKAILYDTSKLPIAHEEKAIIENYYLQGKQALAEKAVTTDAHISREVLAKMLCEKLVSWCHSDCAIINEGLILNGLDEGDVTYFDLLSICPHPINPCNVTLTGAELKEILLDMKAAKWETLPVKGLGFRGTLMGRMISAGITREIIGEREKFYIHSKEIQADQEYIVTVPDMLTFGNFFPSIYRATKKDYFLPEFMRNILADTLRDKVKA
- a CDS encoding gluconate 5-dehydrogenase → MTFGMDKFRIDGKVALVTGAVYGIGFEIASALSKAGAKIVFNSLNQESVEQALRSYEEAGIEAKGYVFDVTDEEAVQAAIVQIKEEVGPIDILVNNAGIIKRIPMVEMSAEDFRQVVDVDLNGPFIVSKAVIPDMIQNGGGKIINICSMMSELGRETVSAYAAAKGGLKMLTKNIASEYGEYNIQCNGIGPGYIATPQTAPLREKQADGSRHPFDQFIIGKTPAARWGNPEDLAGSAVFLASEASNFVNGHILYVDGGILAYIGKQP
- the kduI gene encoding 5-dehydro-4-deoxy-D-glucuronate isomerase, which translates into the protein METRYTHSPEDIRHYSTEQLRKEFLVEKVFIPGEISLTYTHNDRMIFGGVTPTEMSLEISLDKQLGVDYFLERRELGVINIGGPGYIEIDGEKEEMKKQDGYYIGKETRHVVFFSEDPKNPAKFYISSVPAHHKYPNVKISIDNIKPMETGEPLTLNQRKIYQYIHPNVCESCQLQMGYTILEPGSAWNTMPSHTHERRMEAYVYFDMEEDTRIFHMMGKPDETKHLVMSSEQAAISPSWSIHSGVGTSNYSFIWAMCGENITYTDMDMIPMDKLK
- a CDS encoding bifunctional 4-hydroxy-2-oxoglutarate aldolase/2-dehydro-3-deoxy-phosphogluconate aldolase; the encoded protein is MKRVETLQRLKSAGVIAVVRGNSKEEAVKASSAVVKGGMKGIELTFTVPNADKAISELVEMYKHDSDIVIGAGTVLDAVTARLAIMAGAEYIVSPNFDKETAELCNLYQIPYLPGCLTITEMKEALKAGVDIIKLFPGSAYGPSIVSAFKAPMPQLNIMPTGGVSLENMENWFNAGVVAVGVGGNLLAPVANGDFDKVTEVAGQYMEKFHQIKGA
- a CDS encoding IclR family transcriptional regulator, whose product is MEKTKPYGTVLLRAAKIMDHLSENPNQSLQNIAQNTEMTTSTTLKILDTLLLIGFVSRDKNKNYRLGSKLIRYANQGVDQLDLVELTLPYLEKLQKMIDETIHLGVLVDNEILYVNKLEAKHQTIRMSSRVGITRPLYSSAMGKAVLAELEEEEYLNYIKATTLVPYTEHTITNSLKLASELQKVRETGIAFDDEEMEKDIFCIGASLKKDGKIIGAFSVSMPKYRLTEDFKNQIIKAIVETKNELTQAVTH
- a CDS encoding DUF72 domain-containing protein; the encoded protein is MIHIGLTGWGDHTSLYGKNTSSQNKLFEYAGYFPTVEVDASFYAVQSVHNAETWVRKTPDSFQFIVKAYQGMTGHNREDTPYSSNEEMFSAFIDSLVPYRKAGKLAMVLFQFPPWFDCTKGNVQYLRACRKKMGDIPRALEFRHQSWFEPKYREGTLRFMKEENWIHSICDEPQVKPGSVPTVLEVGGEEKVLIRLHGRNHYGWQQNNNPNWREVRYLYRYNTVELKEWAENIRQLEKICRDIYVVFNNNSGGDAADNGKELIKLLNIEYTNLAPRQLDLF
- a CDS encoding sugar kinase, whose translation is MGKVVTLGEIMLRLSTDSGIRIAQAENLHAHYGGGEANVAISLANFGHDVYFASKIPDNGVGEGVKKHLSRYGVHTDFLLSGGSRLGTYYMEAGIGERAANVIYDRAGSSFAEIAESEWQKEELFKNVDIFHISGITPALSSNWKKTTITLIKAAKEAGCKISFDINYRGKLWSQKEAGETITEILPLVDYCSAGKLDAIYLLGIPEYTGDDNELVYYYQEIQKKFPNIAILYSTKRKVLSASSNELIGTLWMNDSYYESQIHLINPIVDRVGGGDALAGGILHGILVQNTPQEIINFASAASALKHTIYGDCNQFSEPEVKSFLLAGSGKINR